A single region of the Schizosaccharomyces osmophilus chromosome 3, complete sequence genome encodes:
- the duc1 gene encoding DUF1769 family protein: MKLKVNVGSDPEHTQIAWVNHEGRPTEVDGPYWVGRILVRVRDFDGVTPDGSPPKPDSIYFRGRSRKFQIQAEGRFKKEYTGNQVIFGTQFDHMISTFPESAFRAGMRIAKYIDPAVYYDKFAKSPYIMSPFVACVNTLSAWPAPSRLDDAVISLVEADPQESDTDTLPELSESLDDDPQTPISTPAEYPVSRSNFKKNTPPPITVTGTQLSPPNTNDPSRKDHDNLSLVSSDSGNTTAYQKGRHRYWSFAGFNNNTRFSHLNLASRAPEVKESRSIQPNEHESSLVDSIGSSAIRGSGEDADNDDDEFVLHRPITNRHKNFSVHVQQVGLLHKPSLDGDGYINEFYDDDNSLDENEEDLQRYFTALEMQSDKKHTRKQKNKDPFHRITHPNLHIGKISTPKIIKRMSLRSKKGAKNSKQESSSQPETQRTSMSSMSPPPVSKNEKKMSAPRRSLDKLIRIGSLHKHHHHHQNKSDHPESDPGVDFYKNESRHHFESAALRNSLSTDRPSSSHSTLTSPDNSICSTPKVSGETGSLPPLHEDTSPGENNGTNFNSAIKEEHDNPRSIPETPSLDTPSDKHLQGGSNAKTDDAGNHLSVPKNPVKPVPSRTASNQSKIPKPCVHIPSESNSLDPQLGPFRFANPKVDPIEDNSFIFGEHKSVKDRRKYFSSSEDNRTNFFYDKDVVYCMSFFSPHMDFNRFNLNIGPIKLNVYRHLNADGHQPIRYMMRETEDEKSIMFVIEFDLVEDDDEDLLAQQAEERERRIH; the protein is encoded by the exons ATGAAATTAAAGGTCAATGTAGGCTCAGACCCTGAGCACACACAAATTGCTTGGGTGAATCATGAAGGACGGCCAACAGAAGTAGATGGGCCATATTGGGTTGGTAGAATTTTGGTTCGAGTGCGCGACTTTGACGGAGTCACTCCTGACGGTAGTCCTCCGAAACCAGATTCTATCTATTTTCGTGGCCGTTCAAGAAAGTTTCAAATCCAAGCCGAAGGTCGCTTTAAGAAAGAGTACACCGGCAATCAGGTCATATTTGGCACGCAGTTTGATCATATGATTTCTACATTTCCGGAAA GTGCTTTTCGTGCCGGCATGCGTATTGCCAAATATATCGATCCAGCCGTTTATTATGACAAATTTGCGAAATCACCTTACATTATGTCTCC ATTTGTTGCATGCGTCAACACACTATCTGCTTGGCCAGCTCCTAGCCGTTTAGATGACGCTGTCATCTCGTTAGTGGAAGCCGACCCTCAGGAATCAGACACAGATACTTTACCGGAGCTGAGTGAATCTTTAGATGACGATCCTCAGACTCCCATATCCACGCCTGCTGAGTATCCGGTCAGCAGGtcaaatttcaaaaagaatacaCCTCCCCCAATAACCGTTACCGGTACGCAACTCTCCCCTCCGAATACCAACGATCCTTCCAGGAAGGATCATGACAATCTAAGCTTGGTGTCGTCAGATTCTGGAAACACCACAGCTTATCAAAAAGGCCGCCATCGCTATTGGAGCTTTGCTGGTTTTAACAATAACACCAGGTTCTCACATCTTAACTTGGCTTCTCGCGCACCGGAAGTTAAGGAATCACGAAGTATACAACCAAATGAACATGAGTCATCTTTAGTAGACTCCATTGGTTCATCAGCGATTCGTGGATCCGGTGAAGACGCAGacaatgatgatgatgaatttgttttgCACCGGCCTATCACCAATCGTCACAAAAATTTCAGTGTTCATGTTCAGCAAGTGGGTCTTTTGCATAAACCGAGTTTAGATGGGGATGGTTATattaatgaattttatgatgatgataattctcttgatgaaaatgaagaggatTTGCAACGCTATTTCACAGCTCTCGAAATGCAATCCGACAAAAAGCATaccagaaaacaaaaaaataaggatCCTTTTCATCGGATTACACATCCGAATTTACATATCGGAAAAATATCTACCCCGAAAATTATAAAACGAATGTCTCTACGTTCGAAAAAAGGAGCCAAGAACTCCAAACAAGAATCTTCTTCCCAACCAGAGACACAACGTACTTCCATGTCTAGTATGTCTCCTCCACctgtttccaaaaacgaaaagaagatgTCTGCACCTCGTCGTTCGTTGGACAAGTTGATACGTATTGGTTCCTTACATAAGCaccatcatcatcatcagaATAAATCGGATCACCCTGAATCCGATCCTGGTGttgatttttataaaaatgaaagcagACACCATTTTGAATCAGCAGCTTTAAGAAATTCTCTGTCTACCGATCGCCCTTCCTCGTCCCATTCTACTTTGACGTCTCCGGATAACTCCATTTGCTCTACCCCCAAAGTAAGTGGTGAAACGGGATCTTTACCCCCTCTGCACGAGGATACATCGCCAGGTGAAAACAATGGTACCAATTTTAATTCGGCTATTAAGGAGGAGCATGATAATCCTAGAAGCATTCCGGAAACCCCGTCTCTTGATACGCCATCTGATAAACATTTACAGGGCGGTAGTAATGCAAAGACTGATGATGCTGGCAATCACTTGAGTGTGCCGAAAAACCCGGTAAAGCCTGTCCCTTCGCGAACAGCGTCTAACCAAtcaaaaattccaaaaccCTGTGTACACATTCCTTCTGAATCAAATTCTCTTGATCCCCAGCTTGGTCCTTTTAGATTTGCCAATCCAAAAGTTGATCCAATTGAAGataattctttcatttttggagAACACAAATCTGTTAAAGATAGAAGGAAgtatttttcaagttctGAGGATAATAGaacgaattttttctaCGATAAGGATGTTGTTTATTGCATGAGCTTCTTCTCTCCTCATATGGATTTTAATAGGTTCAACTTGAATATTGGACCGATTAAATTAAATGTTTACAGGCATCTTAATGCTGACGGCCATCAACCTATTCGATACATGATGCGAGAGACGGAAGatgaaaaatcaattatGTTTGTTATAGAATTTGATTTGGTAGAGGATGACGATGAGGATCTTTTAGCCCAACAAGCTGAAGAACGCGAACGGAGAATACATTAG
- a CDS encoding DUF2456 family conserved fungal protein → MAPPPSATFFNASFWKRIFSNSDQEETSSVKNADDLELKHHALHKDAYDEDLRTDPTTVFNRKNLHVPRILYLLMCAVGSFIISGGLEFAIAYGMYKNTIDRVRLWRLPDTLSGDLAVTNFVQAVLTYWIESALVQADLRSGLVKPLYFGRFPRNTFMREIMRAKPKYNFHFILFRWIEWLAFTALRALFWSIPLWFLLWPAAIGILCAPGQHSGNDYFYNNYPAPQVIKLIFGGILGFIFTPWIAFLHMYMYGHYRYLEENQQQITGNKDLESQRNASSSAIGSAVGVGAAAGGAGAGAYDGARTGSGANGSAYGGSDTNGGSGANATFPSSAGNNVYSEQTATTPTSSAPPTSLINHFPTPSPRHDSGITSSEGLAGTSEAPESTNMPSSKPTTRADPLASHDSSFADRHPHPMLSTHTTTVYDNSVVAPANHAVQPDDERLYNSLDHSTEFGSPIESTMSPEMVHRTTFVNENLHRNDSIQSRSYNSGYDSSDNDGFSLVTAPSIAQTSSAVNSATPSVNGDANEEDELSDSASTDTSVTTKKPN, encoded by the coding sequence ATGGCTCCTCCTCCCAGTGctactttttttaatgctagcttttggaagagaattttttctaatagtgatcaagaagaaacttCCAGTGTAAAGAACGCGGATGATTTAGAACTGAAACATCATGCTTTACACAAAGATGCCTACGATGAGGATCTAAGAACTGATCCTACTACGGTTTTCAATCGCAAAAACCTTCACGTACCTCGCATACTGTATCTTCTGATGTGTGCGGTTGGCTCATTTATCATATCTGGGGGTTTAGAGTTCGCTATAGCTTATGGTATGTATAAAAACACCATAGACCGTGTTCGTCTATGGCGTCTTCCGGATACACTTTCTGGTGACTTGGCAGTTACCAACTTTGTCCAAGCTGTACTTACCTACTGGATTGAATCTGCGTTAGTACAGGCTGATTTACGCTCAGGGCTCGTGAAGCCGCTTTATTTTGGTCGGTTTCCAAGAAATACTTTTATGCGAGAAATCATGCGtgcaaaaccaaaatataACTTTCATTTTATACTTTTCCGTTGGATAGAGTGGTTGGCTTTTACCGCCCTACGTGCTTTGTTTTGGTCTATTCCTTTGTGGTTTTTGCTTTGGCCTGCTGCGATTGGCATTCTATGTGCACCAGGACAGCATTCCGGTAACGACTACTTTTACAATAACTATCCTGCTCCTCAAGTGATTAAGCTTATATTTGGTGGTATCTTGggttttatttttacacCATGGATTGCATTCTTGCATATGTACATGTACGGCCATTACCGGTATctggaagaaaatcaacagCAAATCACTGGTAATAAAGACTTGGAATCACAAAGGAATGCATCTAGTTCTGCTATTGGTTCTGCTGTTGGTGTTGGTGCTGCCGCTGGTGGTGCTGGTGCTGGTGCTTATGATGGTGCTCGTACTGGTAGCGGTGCCAATGGTAGTGCTTATGGCGGTAGTGATACTAATGGTGGTAGCGGTGCTAATGCTACGTTTCCATCCTCTGCCGGAAATAATGTTTATTCGGAGCAGACCGCTACCACCCCTACTTCTTCTGCTCCTCCTACTTCTCTGATTAATCACTTCCCTACTCCTAGTCCCAGACATGATTCTGGGATCACCTCTTCTGAGGGATTAGCTGGTACTTCAGAAGCTCCTGAAAGTACGAACATGCCCTCGTCGAAACCTACGACGAGGGCTGATCCACTTGCTTCTCATGATTCGTCATTTGCGGATCGCCATCCTCATCCAATGTTAAGTACTCACACGACTACTGTGTATGATAATTCGGTAGTTGCTCCAGCCAATCATGCTGTTCAGCCAGACGATGAAAGACTTTACAATTCTCTTGATCACTCGACTGAATTCGGATCACCTATCGAATCGACCATGTCGCCTGAGATGGTACACCGTACGACTTTcgtaaatgaaaatttgcaCAGAAATGACTCGATACAATCACGTTCTTATAACAGTGGTTATGATAGCTCTGATAATGATGGTTTCTCTTTAGTCACAGCTCCTAGTATCGCTCAAACCTCTTCCGCTGTGAACTCGGCAACACCAAGTGTAAATGGTGATGccaatgaagaagatgaattaTCTGATTCTGCTTCAACTGACACAAGCGTAACTACTAAAAAGCCAAACTAA
- a CDS encoding steroid oxidoreductase superfamily protein encodes MTLFSTIPTIYSASDAASWTMAVSPFLEQASNVKLLLSGNIGFYEFYVDTNPFVTGLILALMIGVFLWAVSVQTGNTSQVDRAWPILPTVFSIHFLIYGMLFNIASRRLMIMVFLQSLWSVRLTYNYYRKGGYKRGAEDYRWLTVRDSMPPYLYPILHFFYIHIFQTLHLYWLACPTYIAMLAANARSFGLLDCVALELFMVTFAIEIMADQQQWDFYQARELYSNNEELPGNLNFELMTLAKGFNTYGLFKWSRHPNFLAEQVIWFVFYSFGAIASKTWVNWTILGPLGLVGVFQASTRLTEMISLKKYPLYSLYSRKVGRFFPRLDGSHWEPIDEDSSLKTE; translated from the coding sequence ATGACATTGTTTTCTACTATACCGACTATTTACTCTGCTTCTGATGCCGCCAGTTGGACGATGGCagtttctccttttttggAGCAAGCGAGCAATGTgaaattgcttctttcGGGGAATATAGGATTTTATGAGTTTTATGTCGATACGAATCCATTTGTCACTGGACTAATTCTTGCACTCATGATTGGGGTTTTCCTGTGGGCAGTATCTGTCCAAACAGGAAACACGTCTCAGGTGGATCGCGCATGGCCAATTTTGCCAACTGTTTTTTCCATCCATTTTTTGATCTATGGGATGTTGTTTAACATTGCTTCCCGCCGACTGATGATTATGGTGTTTTTGCAATCGCTGTGGAGCGTTCGATTGACATATAATTATTATCGTAAGGGAGGCTACAAGCGAGGAGCCGAAGACTATCGGTGGCTTACAGTTCGTGACAGTATGCCGCCTTATTTATATCCTAtcttacattttttttacattcaCATATTTCAGACTCTTCACCTGTATTGGCTTGCTTGTCCTACATATATTGCGATGCTAGCAGCCAACGCACGATCCTTTGGTTTATTGGATTGCGTTGCTCTAGAGTTGTTTATGGTTACGTTTGCAATAGAAATTATGGCTGATCAACAGCAATGGGATTTCTACCAAGCACGAGAGCTGTATAGTAACAATGAAGAGCTTCCCggaaatttgaatttcgaGTTAATGACACTTGCAAAAGGCTTCAATACCTATGGTCTTTTTAAATGGTCGAGACACCCCAATTTTTTGGCTGAACAAGTAAtctggtttgttttttattcctttggAGCGATTGCCTCAAAGACCTGGGTTAACTGGACGATTTTGGGACCTTTGGGGCTTGTCGGTGTGTTCCAAGCATCGACGCGGCTAACGGAaatgatttctttaaagaaatatcCCCTATACTCCTTGTATTCTCGAAAGGTCGGTAGATTTTTTCCACGACTTGATGGTTCCCACTGGGAGCCAATTGATGAAGATTCCTCTTTGAAAACAGAATAA
- the spf1 gene encoding Set1C PHD finger subunit Spf1, producing MEFSNDVNQNSMNIDEFENVKEEESTLPIATHQNSQEDGKLHIEDGLTPEPSKVKQEEPKSPESSSTETDTELQRLGSTISKKPAGTVTRKGPRRTKPGSSLNADFEGPAYCLCKGPDDGRWMLGCDGCEDWFHGECVNIPESYDELTVQYFCPSCMASGRGVTAWKRKCRLRECSKPAEVSSKYCCHEHGVLFMQSKLKNTTIDPSSLKTLTMVADNFEEFRNVGNQAPSLPETILPENVYAFERSDLESIKRNLVLLNEKIRFTQEKKHFLQLIKDASRILVQEFKEKEGFKKDVCGFDDRLLINDKDLKDLWHSISSEVPITEVKQLQSTSDCVCFQEKRRCLKHGNWQIIFSEDINQEEKDLLHKIKQMETAKQRVIDHQRERAILDVEHEGHPEFHRFQISADKMVELLR from the coding sequence ATGGAGTTTTCTAACGATGTGAATCAAAATTCGATGAAtattgatgaatttgagAATGTCAAAGAAGAGGAATCTACATTACCAATAGCAACTCATCAAAATTCACAGGAGGATGGCAAACTACATATCGAGGATGGTTTAACGCCAGAGCCTTCAAAAGTAAAGCAAGAGGAACCCAAAAGTCCTGAATCATCAAGCACTGAAACAGACACAGAATTACAAAGATTAGGGTCAacaatttcaaagaaaccaGCAGGTACCGTAACTCGTAAAGGACCGCGAAGGACAAAACCAGGGTCCTCTCTAAACGCGGATTTTGAAGGTCCTGCTTACTGCCTGTGTAAAGGTCCCGATGATGGTAGATGGATGTTGGGATGTGATGGTTGTGAAGATTGGTTTCATGGAGAATGCGTCAACATTCCAGAGTCTTACGATGAACTGACAGTTCAATATTTTTGTCCCAGTTGCATGGCTAGTGGACGTGGTGTTACTGCATGGAAAAGGAAGTGCAGACTTCGGGAATGCTCAAAGCCCGCTGAAGTTTCATCAAAGTATTGTTGTCATGAACACGGTGTCCTATTCATGCAATCTAAACTTAAAAACACGACGATTGATCCTTCCTCCTTAAAGACATTGACTATGGTTGCTGataattttgaagaattccGTAACGTTGGCAACCAGGCCCCTTCTTTACCAGAGACAATTCTACCAGAAAACGTCTATGCGTTTGAACGAAGTGATTTAGAAAGCATCAAACGCAATTTAGTGTTGCTAAACGAAAAAATCCGTTTtacacaagaaaaaaagcatttccTTCAGCTTATAAAGGATGCTTCACGAATTCTCGTCCaagaattcaaagaaaaagaaggatttaAAAAGGACGTTTGTGGATTTGACGATCgtcttttaataaatgatAAGGATTTAAAAGATTTATGGCATTCCATATCCTCGGAAGTTCCTATTACAGAAGTTAAGCAACTACAATCTACCTCTGATTGCGTTTGCTTTCAGGAAAAGCGAAGGTGCTTAAAACATGGGAATTGGCAAATTATATTCTCAGAGGACATAAACCAAGAGGAGAAGGACTTATTGCATAAGATAAAGCAAATGGAGACTGCAAAACAACGTGTAATCGATCATCAAAGGGAAAGAGCAATATTGGATGTTGAACATGAAGGCCATCCAGAATTTCATCGTTTTCAGATATCAGCGGACAAAATGGTAGAACTTTTGCGATGA
- the vsl1 gene encoding vacuolar SNARE Vsl1/Vam7, whose translation MYAFASMAPIQLKIPKTSQKQDEGSRWTVYHIEVSFPNNLRRIVFRRFSEFVSLDEKIRPFDDTETLPNLPSKSWFQSTVTNEKFRESRRVALQGYIKALSKSPWIEMKEVKSFFNIEDNTGNITKESSLGPVEWIQLFHECKRDLHASRVDLLSGKNSTIYGQTRSLYTSKRSTDLLYASLHRLEQMNALGPGEVFRRRDMLDKLSSELVSYQRTMKNMAQPMSPPKSSAEVPASSSPGSPFKPVSSSSDQQNSLHSTPSSNRVLGKSRSQETPTTRKLDNVGLYQLQNQALMSQDTQAETLLPTIQRQKEISMAINNEVIEQNAMLDDVSHETDLNRKKMRRTKDRLRRLG comes from the exons ATGTATGCTTTTGCCAGTATGGCACCTattcaattgaaaatacCTAAAACATCACAG AAACAGGACGAAGGTTCGCGGTGGACCGTATATCACATTGAAGTATCTTTTCCCAATAATTTACGTAGAATTGTCTTTCGACGATTCAGCGAATTCGTTAGTTTagatgaaaaaattcgACCTTTTGATGATACAGAAACGTTACCTAATCTTCCTTCCAAGTCTTGGTTTCAGTCAACCGTGACAAATGAGAAATTTCGTGAATCCCGTCGAGTTGCTCTACAGGGGTATATAAAAGCATTGAGCAAAAGTCCTTGGatagaaatgaaagaagttaaaagcttttttaaCATAGAGGATAATACAGGAAAcattacaaaagaaagtagCCTTGGCCCCGTGGAATGGattcaattgtttcatGAATGCAAACGTGATTTGCATGCTTCGAGAGTTGACTTGCTTTCAGGAAAGAACAGCACCATTTATGGACAGACAAGAAGCCTATATACTTCGAAAAGGTCAACTGATCTTTTATACGCTTCGCTCCATCGGCTCGAGCAAATGAATGCCCTCGGTCCCGGTGAAGTGTTTCGCAGACGTGATATGTTAGATAAATTGTCTTCAGAGCTTGTATCATATCAAAGAACAATGAAAAACATGGCTCAGCCTATGAGCCCTCCCAAGTCCTCTGCTGAGGTTCCTGCTAGCTCCAGCCCTGGCTCACCATTCAAGCCCGTATCGTCTTCCTCAGATCAACAAAATTCTCTTCACTCTACTCCTTCCTCCAATCGTGTTTTAGGTAAAAGCCGGTCGCAGGAGACACCAACCACCAGAAAGCTCGATAATGTTGGTCTTTACCAACTGCAAAACCAAGCATTAATGAGTCAAGATACTCAAGCGGAAACATTGCTACCGACTATTCAACgacagaaagaaatttccaTGGCTATCAACAACGAAGTAATTGAACAGAATGCCATGCTGGACGATGTATCGCATGAAACCGACCTAAATCGTAAGAAAATGCGCAGGACGAAAGATCGTCTTCGTCGATTGGgctga
- the bqt3 gene encoding bouquet formation protein Bqt3, which produces MTEKGYSRLSRTLQVIAFVCLHTITYGALNLHLNPRLLASTGVVNKNIPDWMSYVYILMHAFQLFLTYHFNLGISWYLIAKYPLYILLSTYYLVSLRQISWSFAIDALSLLAARAGTNILHPRLSRDRKSRTSITILFTFMASVLISVLNYSTQKLYLNSIILGNVRDVVTSLIAPPLPLQYIAHIPIGYVLQKLVFEKRNLLQSLALMVFFSIWNCAVPFTLLFSPHWIPMCQVLLTYISQATIVVLICWAISL; this is translated from the exons ATGacagaaaaaggatattcGCGTCTTTCTCGAACTCTTCAAGTAAtagcttttgtttgtttgcaCACAATCACATATGGAGCTTTAAATTTGCACTTGAATCCTCGTTTGCTGGCATCGACTGGTgtcgtaaacaaaaatattccTGATTGGATG AGCTATGTGTATATTCTGATGCATGCATTTCAGTTGTTTCTGACGTATCACTTCAACTTGGGTATTAGCTGGTATTTGATCGCAAAGTATCCCTTGTATATTCTATTGTCCACATACTATCTCGTGTCTCTTAGGCAAATTTCTTGGTCATTTGCTATCGATGCGCTGTCCTTGCTGGCTGCTCGTGCAGGCACTAATATCTTGCATCCTCGGCTCTCTCGTGATCGCAAATCGCGTACCAGTATCACCATCTTATTTACATTCATGGCTAGTGTCTTGATTAGCGTGCTTAATTATTCTACTCAAAAACTGTATCTCAACTCAATTATCCTTGGTAATGTTCGCGACGTTGTTACTAGCTTGATTGCTCCTCCTCTTCCATTACAGTATATTGCACATATTCCTATTGGTTATGTTTTGCAAAAACTTGTCTTTGAGAAGAGAAATTTGCTTCAGTCCCTTGCATTAATGgtattcttttccatctgGAATTGCGCCGTTCCCTTTacccttttgttttctccCCACTGGATTCCTATGTGTCAAGTACTGTTAACTTATATAAGCCAAGCTACGATTGTGGTGCTTATCTGCTGGGCTATTTCTCTATAA
- the qcr9 gene encoding ubiquinol-cytochrome-c reductase complex subunit 9 has translation MASSTIYNIFFRKNSSFYATIFASAFFTKIGFDIFADKVWENANAGMQWKDVKSRFLNKEEEEEE, from the exons ATG GCTAGTTCTACGATATataatatctttttcagaaaaaacTCTTCTTTCTACGCTACTATTTTCGCGTCAGCTTTTTTCACCAAAAT TGGCTTTGATATCTTTGCTGACAAGGTGTGGGAAAATGCTAATGCCGGT ATGCAATGGAAGGATGTCAAGTCTCGCtttttaaacaaagaagaagaagaggaggaGTAA